CCCGCACTTTGCCAAACTACACGGGGTAAATTTTGGCGAATTTCTTCAAGTTGTTTTTGTTGATTTTCCCACTCAGTTAGAGACGGGTTAACTGCCAAACTTTCAGTTTCAATATTGTTAGCAGATTTCTGTTTGGCAACTGGCAATTTTTCATAATCAATATTAGCCATTTGCGCCCCAAACACAATACATTCCAACAAAGAATTACTCGCTAAACGATTAGCACCATGTACCCCCGTACTAGCAGTTTCCCCAATGGCATATAAACCAGGAATATTTGTACAGTTCATCACATCTGCAAGGATACCACCCATCCAATAATGGGCAGCAGGAGAAACAGGAATGGGTTGAGTAAAAACATCAATCCCCCAACGTTGACAAACAGCGATGATATTCGGGAAGCGGTAACGAATTTTATCAGCCGGGATAGGGCGCATATCTAACCAGACGTTTGCTGTAGCCGGGTCAGCAGCCGTTTTTTGTAAATGACTGAAAATAGCTCGACTAACCACATCTCGCGGTGCTAGTTCCCCTGCTGGGTGGTAATCAAAGGCAAAACGTCGCCCAGTATCATCCACAAGATGCGCCCCTTCACCACGCACAGCTTCACTAATCAGAAAACGTCCGGGTTTACTTAGGGCTGTGGGGTGAAACTGGACAAATTCTAAATCCCGGAGAATTGCCCCTGCCCGCCAAGCAATGGCTACACCATCACCTGTACTTACCTCTGGGTTAGTGGTTTGGGCAAAGACTTGACCACCGCCCCCAGTAGCTAAAATCACCGCCCCTGCTCTAATCCAGGTAATTTTCCCTTGATAAAATAGGCTAGTTCCCAAACATTGACCTGTTCCCGGTTCTATCCATAAACTCAGAGCTAAAGCTTGCTGAATTACTTTGATATTTTGACGACGCAGGACTTGATCTGTGAGTGTGGTGGTGACTTCTCTACCTGTGGTATCGGCTGCATGGAGAACGCGAGGACGAGAATGGGCTGCTTCTAGGGTTAAAGCCAAATTACTGTCATGACGATCAAAAGCTACGCCTAAGTTAACCAGGGATTGAATACAACTGGGGGCTTGTTCTGCGAGGAATTGCACAGCAGCGAAATCACATAAACCCGCCCCGGCTTTTAATGTGTCTTCAATATGCAGTTTGGGTGAATCTTCTGGGGCGACGGCTGCGGCTATACCACCTTGGGCCCAATCACTAGCGGAGAGAGAAACTGTTTCTTTAGTAATTAAGCCGACTTGTAACGATTCTGGTAAACATAGGGCTGTGTATAGTCCTGCTGCACCAGCGCCGACTACTAAAACATCAAATTGGTGAGGAATATCTAATAAATTCAAAATTCAAAATTACGGGTAATGGGTAATAGGTAATGGGTAATAGGTAATGGGTAATGGATTCTTCACCAATTACCAATTACCAATCACCAATTACCAATTAGGGTTATCTGTAAATACCGTTGTTAATGCGGTCGTCGCCTTCGTTGAAGTTAGGCTCGTATTCTGTCACTGTGAAGTTGACGAAGTTAGCTTGCAAACGTTCTTTTTGGGTATCGCTCAATCCTGGTAGATTTAATACGTCTTCTACTTTTTCGTAGGGAGCATTAGCGATAATTTTCTTAGCCAAGGTGGGATACAGTCCAGGAAACTGTTGGAAAGCGGCGATATTGGTATTATTCAAATCAATTTTTTTACCAAAATCCGTTCCTAGCTTCATATCTGCTTTGTTTTGACGGGCAACTGCTAATACAGGAACTTGATTGTCAGCAAAGCTATTGAAACTAAGAGCTTGGGCTGTCTGGGTAGTTCCCAACATTCCCCAGCAACCTAGTAACAATGTGAACGCAGTTAATAAACGCACCAATCCTTTCACGATTTTTTACCTCTTTTTTGCAAACAATAATAAAATTTTGCAGCCAAAAGCTAGGAACTATAGGGCATAAGCCAGAAGTTTGGGGAGGTTAGAGCAGTTTCTTTTCTAACTTAATCCTGATTTCTTCATGGTTTAGCTTTATGGTTTAAGCTTGAGAGCTTGCACAACAGTCATCAAAAACTAATATACAGCGTATTAATATCCATAATATTTACTACTATGTGGTTTGATTTGACTTTTGCCAAAAATCTGACCTAACAGCACTTTTGCGCCCATTTTCGGTATTTACCTGCATTGATGGGAATTTTATGCTAGAACCGCTGCTAGTAAGAAGAGACTGTCTACTAGAATTGTACTCAAAACTGCACCTCCAAAGGCATACCAATGGGATTGTTTGTTGAGCAAAGAAGCTGTTCCCACTGTCATCAATATTAGGGCAAGAATGATTGCCAAGCCTACTCCCCAAGGTGTTTGGACTTGTGTTAGGGCATTTCTTAAGATTTGTGAAGCTCCTTCTGGCGCTGTTCTCATAATTTGTCGCCAATAGGGCATCAAATCCACTAAATAAAAATAAATATCGGTTAAAACTGTTCCTAATAAAGAACCTAGATAAAACCAATTGCCAACTTTACCCCAATTCTTGGTTAAACACCATACAGCAAAGGGTAGTCCTAGTGCTTCTACGGGTATATGCCAGATTGGTTCATATCTTAACCAGCCCCAATAAATTGCTCCTGTTAACCAAGTCCAACTAAATCCAAACAATATATCTCCCCAAAGATATGTTTGGGGACTTGACATTAATCTAATACTGAACCACACCCAAAAGCCTGTTATCATTACGCTTAAAATAGGAAATGATCGCACCAAAGGGGCTTCTATAAACACTGGCACTGATACTAAAAATACTGATGCTAAAAATATTAACCAACCCTGTCGGGAAGATATCAAGTTTGGTAAAGAAGGATTTTTTAAGCTGTCATTGATCTCTAACGTGGGGTTAGTGACTGTATAGGAAGAAAATGTCTGATTAATCAAAGTTTTTAATATTTGTTACTAAACTTTACTTATCTTACAATATCATAATTGAAAATCCCCCCCTGGGGCATCTTGATTATACATGAATTTTTTATAGCCTTGGCGATTAGAAATTATGAAACTACGCAAACAAAGTCCGCGCAAGCGGACTAATAAAAGATTAAGGATTTTGCCCTTGTAGATGCAGTTTCTAACCGCCGATTTAATATTAATTTGATACTAATTAGGGATTGCATAAAAGAAAGCAAAAGCTTTGACAGATAAAGGTTTACAGTTTACTGTTTTATATGCACTAGGATCAAGTTCATCAAGCTATCTAAAATCCGCTCTTGTGATAACGGCATCATTTCTTTGCCATACAGCATTTCCTGTACCATCATATAACCCACCAGCGAACCAAAAAATATTTGCGCTGTTGCTTCTGGGTCAGTAATTCCCAATTCTGGGTGAGAAACAAAGTATTGACTCAGTAAATGTCGTCCTCGCTGAATGACAGTTTGAGTATAAAGTTTTGCTAATTCTGGAAACCGTTCTGATTCAGTGATAATAATGCGGAATAGTGCTAAATAATCAGGATTTCCCGCCACTTTCATCAAATAAGTTTCTGCTACTTCTCTTAGTAAAATTGCGGGTTCACCATGCAATTCTCTCGTACAAAATATACTACTAAAATTAGCTATTGTCACCCGTTCTATTAATGCTTTAAACAGTCCTTCCTTATCTTGAAAGTGACTGTATATAGTTTGCTTGGAAACTCCTGCTTCTGTGCTTACTCCGTCCATACTTGTTCCAGCATAACCATCTTTTAAGAAGATCCGCATAGCCCCTTGTAGGATTTGCTCTTGTTTTTGAGTTATCGCAGGTAGGGAAAATAATGTTTCCAATTCAAAAGTGGAATTTTTCGACATAGATTTTAGATTTTTATAGTAGAGACGTTCCATGAAACGTCTTGTGCATTTATTAATGAAAGTAAAATTTTTGCATACTTCTTGCGATATCATACCATACCGTCTAGTATGATATTTAAACTAGATATTTCTAGGGTGCTATCATGTCTCAGACTCTACCAACATCTTCCGATAGTTTTACTAATGTTCCCATACCACCATCTAAGCAGCAGAAGGGTAAAAAACTAATTCCTTTGTTGTTGGGGTTGTTGGTTGTCGGAGGAGGAATTAGTTATGTAGTGTGGCGTAATCAACCTCAAACTTCAATAAATATACTTAAATTAAGTGGCAGAATTGAGGGTTACGAAACGGAAATTGGGGTTAAGCGTTCAGGCAGAATTGAGTCAGTTGCTTTGAGAGAAGGGGCTTATGTCAAAAAAGGACAGGAATTAGTTAAGCTGGATGACAGTAATGATCAACTGTTACAAGAACAATTAAGAGGCAGTGAAGCACGGGTAACATCTGCACAATCTGATGAACAACAAGCGATCGCAGATGTGGATAGAGTGCAAAGTGAACTTGAACAAATTAATAGTCAAATTACTGAAGCAAAACTCAATTTACAGCAGTCTCAAGGGGATACCCAAGGACGAATTCAACAGGCTAAATCTAACGTTGCAGCAGCCAAAGCGCAACTATTGCAAGCACAAGCCCAAATTAAGCAAACAGAGGCAGAAGTAAAATTAGCGAGAATAAACCGCGATCGCTATACCCAGCTTATCAAAGAAGGTGCTATTAATCAACAACAATTTGACCAATCACAAACCACATTAGATACAGTCATAGCCACCCTAGAAGCCCGACAAGCAGCAGTAAATGCAGCAAGAGAACAATTAAGTGCTATCCAAGGGGCATTAACTCAAACTCAAACCACAGGCTTCAATCCTGGTATTCGCAATGCCCAATTAGAAGCATTAAGCCGCAAAAAAGATCAGAGTTTTGCTCAAATGAAATCTGCTCAGGCTAAAGTCAGATCGGCTCATGGTAAAGTTAGGGATGCTTTAGCATCAAAACAACAAATTTTCACCCAGATAGAAGATTCTAAAAAAGATTTAAATGTTGTTAGTCCTTTAGATGGGGTAATAACTGCCCGCAGTGTTGAACCTGGTACAGTAGTGAATAATCAAACTAAGATTTTAACAATAGTTGATCCCAAAAATATATATCTGCGGGGTTTTATTCCTGAAGGTGATATTGGTAAAGTTAGATTAGGACAAACTACTAAAATTTTTCTTGATTCTGCACCTGAAAAACCGCTAATTGGTAAGGTTATTTCTATTGATCCTCAAGCTTCTTTTACACCAGAAAATATTTATTTCCAAAAAGATCGGGTGAGACAAGTCATAGGAGTTCGCATTCAAGTGGAAAATCCTCAAGGTTGTTTTAATCCTGAAAATCCTTATAAAGAGTCAGATTTACCTTGTGCCAAGGTTGGGATGCCGGCAGATGCAGAAATTAAGTTACAGTGAAAAATATGGATTAAATGAACCACGAAGGAGCGAAGGACACGAAGGAAGAAAAGAAGAAGAAGAAGAAGAAGAGAATTAATTTTTTATTGGTAATGGCATGGGAGTTAAAAATTTAGAGATTCAATGTTATGAATAATTACCAAACGGAAGCTATTAAGGTTAGTAATTTACATAAACATTATGGTAAGTTGGCGGCTGTTAAAGGTATTAATTTTACTGTTTATAAGGGCGAAATGTTTGGATTAATTGGTCCTGATGGTGCAGGTAAAACTACTAGCTTTCATATTTTAGGTGGTGTAATGGAAGCAACTGCTGGGGAAGTTTTGGTATATGGTCAACCTGCTAGAGATGCACGTTTAATTACTGGCTATTTAACACAACAATTTTCTCTATATTTGGATTTGAGTATTGATGAAAATTTGCGTTATGCTGGGGGTTTGCGACAAGTTCCTGATGATTTATTATGGGAACGTCGTCATAAATATCTGACTTTAATGAGTTTAGAACAATTTGGCGATAGCTTGGCGGGTGAATTATCAGGAGGTATGAAACAAAAGCTGGCTTTATGTTGTGCTTTGGTTTCTCAACCGCAAGTTCTCTTATTAGATGAACCTACTACGGGTGTTGACCCAGTTTCTCGGCGAGAATTTTGGGATGTGTTAGCAGAATTATCAGCCCAAGGGATGACAATTGTGGTAGCTACACCCTATCTAGATGAGGCTGAACGCTGTCATCGGGTGGCATTAATGTATAGTGGTCAAATTCATGAAATTGGTACTCCAGCCGCATTACGAGCCAATTTAGGCTTGCATCGTTTAGAGGTAAAAACTGCAAATTTGGAAATGAGTGAGCAAATTCTCTTGCAGAATTTACATACAAATATAGTTGATGTGCAGACTTTTGGCGATCGCTTGGATGTCTTAGTAGAAGATATAACTATTGGTGAAAACCAAGTAAATGAATTATTAAAACCACATCATCCTACTATTGAACACGGTGAACCTACTTTAGAAAATGTCTTTGTTACCCGTCTTAGACAACAAGGTTCTGCACCACCATTTTTACAATTTCCCCGTTCTCGTGGTGGAAATAAAAATAAAGAATTAGAGAATGAGATTAATAGAGAAACAAATTCTTCCCAATTACCAATTACCAATTACCAATTACCATCTTCACAAATTGCTATTTATGCGAAAAATCTCCATCGTGCATTTGGTAAATTTCAAGCAGTTAAAAGTGTCAATATCGAAGTCCGTTATGGTGAAATATTTGGTCTTTTAGGTGCAAATGGTGCAGGGAAAACCACCACAATTAAAATGTTATGTGGATTGTTAGCAGCTAGTGGAGGAGAAATTTCTTTAGGTGGAGAAACCGGAAATTTGCGAAGTGCAGAATTAAGAAAACGCATTGGTTATATGAGTCAAAAATTTACCCTATATGACGACTTAACAATTCTGCAAAACCTAGAATTTTATAGTGGTGTTTATAGTGTTCCCCGTAAACTTAGACAAGAAAAAATTGATTGGGTAATATCTACTTGTGGGTTAGAAGGACAAGAAAATATGCTGACGGGACAATTACCAGGAGGTTGGAAACAACGAGTTGCTTTTGGGGCTTCAGTTATGCACGAACCCGATATTTTATTTTTAGACGAACCAACATCTGGAGTAGACCCTTTAGCACGTCGTCAATTTTGGAAACTAATTAATGATTTTGCGCGAAATGGTACAGCCATTTTAGTCACAACTCATTATTTAGAAGAAGCCGAACAGTGTAACCGCATGAGTTTTATGGTAGCTGGAGAAATTGCTGCGGAAGGTTCATCCAGTTATATTAAATCTTCCCAACCAGGAAAACTTATAGAAATAATTGTTAATCAAAATCAAGCGGCTTCAAAACTATTGAAACAACAATTTGATGCTTGGAGAGTTTCCATTTTTGCTAATAGTTTACATATTGTTCTCGACAATCCAGAAACAGAAATTCCCCAAGTAATACAGCTTTTAGAATCAGCCAATTTTATAGTTCAATCCATTCGTCCTATTCCTTTTTCCTTAGAAGATGCTTTTATTGGTATTGTTCAGAGAGTTGGTAATAATTAAAAATTCAGTTTATGTAGGTTGGGTAGAGGAACGAAACCCAACACAATTTAAAAAAATGTTGGGTTTCACTTCGTTCTACCCAACCTACAATTTTTAATAACCAAAATTATGAAAAGAATTATTTCTCAGTGTATTAAAGAACTATCTCAATTTAGACGAGATAAATTAACATTAGCATTAGCATTTTTATTGCCATTTATGACACTGTTAATTTTTGGTTTTGCTACCAGATTAGAAAGTAAAGATATTCCTTTAGTTGTCCAGGATTTTGACCGAACAAACTTGAGTAGTAGCTATATTGAAAAATTATATGCCACCAATCAATTTATTCCTAAAGAATGGTCAGGAGGAAACCCAGCCCGAGACGCTATTGATAGAGGTATTGCCAAAGTAGCGGTAATTATTCCTCCCGAATTTAGTCGAGATATTAAAGCTCATAAACCAACTACAGTACAAGTTTTAATTGATGCCACAGATGTTAATAATGCCCGTGTAATTAGAGGAAGTATTCAACGAGTTACTAATTTCTTTATGCAAACAGAAGGACTTTTACCAGCTACCAAAAGAATTACAGCTAGAATCCGTTTATGGTTTAATCCTGGTAGATTAGAATCTTTATATATTGTTCCCGGAGTATATGGCGTAATTTTGTGGATTTTTCCATCTTTACTCACAGCAATTGCTATGGTGCGAGAAAAAGAAAAAGGGACAATTTTACAAGTTTATGCTTCTAGTATTAGTGCTACAGAGCTGTTATTAGGTAAAGGTATGGCTTATCTATTAATTGCCATAACTGAGGCATTAATTGTGATCGGATTAGGATCAATTATTTTTAAAGTATACTTGGTTAATAACCCGATTACTTTATTATTAGGAACTCTAATATTTCTCATAGATAGCGTTATGTTTGGTTTGCTAGTTGGAGTCCGTAGCAATAACCAAAATTCTGCCGTCCAAATTATTTCTCTGGTGGGTTTTATTACTTCTTTGTTATTGTCTGGTTTTATTTATCCCCTCAACAATATTCCTTTTCCTCTTTCACTTGTAACTAATGTAGTTCCTGCCCGTTATTATATTAATATTACTCGTGATGCTTTTTTGCGGGGTACGGGTTGGACAGGAGTTTGGTTTGATTTCCTCATGCTAACAGTTTTAGGCTGGATATTTTTTAACGTCTCCCGGCGAATTTTAAGTAAAATGCAAATTAGTCAGTAGTCAGTAGTCAGTAGTCAGTTGTCAGTTGTCAGTTGTCAGTTGTCAGTTGTCAGTTGTCAGTTGTCAGTTGTCAGTTGTCAGAAAGAGTAGTCAGTTGTCAGTTGTCAGTTGTCAGTTGTCAGTTGTCAGTTGTCAGTTGTCAGTTGTCAGAAAGAATGGAATTTCTCCTCTGCTCCAACAACTATTTTGAACACCAACATACTTAGTGTGCAAGCTATTTTTATAAATTAGACTTTAGTTCTAGTTAGTTCAATACTGATTTTGCCGCTAAAATCAGGAATAGGTGCAGCGGGTTTAGTGAGAATAACTTGTACTTGATTAATGCTGTCGCTATCCTCTAAAATACTATCAGCTATAGCCCCAGCTAGTCTTTCCACCAATGCAAACTTCGAGGTTTTTAGCAAATTTTGAACTAAACTAATGATGCGCCGATAATCTATAGTATCTTCAATATTATCCGTTTTAGCTGGACCAGAAAGATCCAACCATAATTTCACGTCTACCTCAAACCATTGCCCTAACACCTGTTCTTCCGGTAAAAACCCAGTATAACCGTAGCCACGAATTCCTGTTAAATGAATACAGTCCATAATTTCTAATCAATGCAACTTACTTTTAATAATCTTAATCAAGTTTGGTCTTATGTATTAACAGAAACCCTGAAACGCTTAGGTTTAAATTGCGCTGTAATATGTCCTGGTTCTCGTTCTACACCATTAACATTGGCTTTTGTCGAACAAATACCAGATATTGAAGCTATTCCGATTTTAGATGAACGTTCAGCGGCTTTTTTTGCCTTGGGACAAGCAAAAGCAACGGGAAAACCTGTCGTTCTAGTTTGTACTTCGGGAACTGCGGGAGCAAATTTTTATCCAGCGGTAATTGAAGCTAGGGAAAGTCGCATACCTTTATTAATATTAACCACTGATAGACCAGCAGAATTACGAGATTGTCATTCTGGCCAAACTATTGATCAAGTAAAATTATACGGTAATTATCCCAATTGGCAAGGGGAGTTAGCGACACCTTCTCTCGATATGGGAATGTTAGGTTATCTCAGACAAACGGTAATTCACGCTTGGGAACGTTGTCAATTTCCCAATTTCGGCGCAGTACATTTAAATATACCTTTTCGTGACCCTCTCGCGCCCATTCCTGATGGTACAAATTTCACCTTAGATGTGGAAGACTTCTTTTCAGGAATAGTTTCCACCCCATTACCCATTACCAATTACCAATTACCAATTACCTCTTGCCAAAAAGGGATTATTATTGCTGGGGTAGCTCAACCACAAGATCCTCAAGAATATTGTAGAGCGATCGCACAACTAAGCCAATCTCTCCAATGGCCTGTTTTAGCTGAAGGACTTTCCCCTGTGAGAAATTACTCACACTTAAATCCCTGTATAATTTCCACCTACGATATTATTCTCAGAAATCAGCAATTTGCCCAAGAATTAACCCCAGAAATAGTAATTCAAATTGGCGAAATGCCCACAAGTAAAGTATTACGCAATTGGTTAATTTCTACTAAACCTCAACGTCTAATCATTGACAAGTGTGATCAAAATTTAGATCCTTTACATGGAAAGACCACGCATTTAAGGATGTCAGTCACAGAAATTGGAAAATTGGAACTGGGGGAATTACCAAAAAATGAGTATTTACAAAAATGGTGTACAGCAGAAAAGAAAGTGAGAAAAAATATTGATGATAATTTTGATAAGATGGATGAATTAATTGAAAGTAAAGCTGCTTGGTTAATTTCCCAAACTTTGCCACCAGCCACACCGCTATTTATTGCCAATAGTATGCCAGTGCGAGATATGGAATTTTTCTGGAAACCCAATCATTTAAAAATTAAACCTTATTTTAATCGCGGTGCAAATGGCATTGATGGTACACTTTCCACCGCTTTAGGCATAGCACATAATCAACAAAGTAGTGTGATGTTAACAGGAGATTTATCCCTGTTACATGATACGAACGGTTTTTTAATTAGCAATAAATTTATCGGGCATTTAACAATTATCTTAATTAATAACAATGGTGGAGGTATTTTTGAAATGTTACCCATTGCCAAATTCAATCCTCCCTTTGAAGAGTTTTTTGCCACTCCCCAAAATATTGATTTCTCTCAATTATGCGCTACTTACAATGTACAACATAAATTAATTAGTTCTTGGAAAGAATTGCAAAATCAATTAAGGCAATTGCCAAAAACGGCAATTAGGGTTTTAGAGATAAGAACAAACAGGAAAAAAGATGTGATGTGGAGAAAAGAGCATTTAGAGAAATTTAGTAATTGGTAATTGGTAATTTTCTTCTTCTTGACTCCTAACTCCTAACTCGGTGACTCCTAACTCGGTGACTCCTAACTCCTAACTCCTGACTCGGTGACTCGGTGACTCCTAACTGTTTCCATAATTTTTCCACAAGTGCCACAGATAAAGATTAAACTAAAAACTCTTATACAGCAAAACCTGTCAACCAAAATCAAGTAATTATGTCCAAGGTTCTTGTCTCCGACCCAATTGACCAAGTAGGTATTGATATTCTTTCCCAAGTGGCTACAGTTGATGTCAAAACCAGCCTCAAGCCAGATGAACTCAAAGCCATTATTGGTGAGTATGATGCGCTGATGATCCGTTCTGGAACTCGCGTTACTCAAGAAATTATAGAAGCTGGCACAAAATTAAAAATTATTGGCCGGGCCGGTGTGGGTGTGGATAACGTTGATGTTCCCGCAGCTACACGCAAAGGGATTGTCGTCGTCAATTCCCCAGAAGGTAATACCATTGCCGCAGCCGAACACGCTTTAGCCATGATGTTATCCTTATCTCGTCATGTTCCTGATGCTAACGCTTCAGTTAAACGTGGTGAGTGGGATCGGAAATCATTTGTTGGTTCGGAAGTATACAAAAAAACCCTCGGCGTTGTCGGGTTAGGAAAAATTGGTTCTCATGTTGCCAGTGTAGCTAAGGCTATGGGGATGAAACTCCTCGCTTATGATCCATTTATCTCCGTAGAAAGAGCGGAACAACTGGGTTGTCAATTGGTGGATTTAAATTTGCTATTCCAGCAAGCCGACTATATCACCTTGCACATTCCCAAAACTACGGAAACTGCTAACTTAATCAACGCTAAAACTTTGGCGTTAATGAAACCTACCACCAGAATTATTAACTGCGCTCGTGGTGGCATTATTGATGAAGTAGCTTTAGCAGAAGCAATTAAAAATGGTGTAATTGCGGGTGCGGCGTTGGATGTGTTCGATTCCGAACCATTAGGAGAATCGGAATTGCGATCGCTCGGCAAAGAAGTAATCCTTACACCTCACCTCGGTGCTTCTACTGCTGAAGCCCAAGTTAACGTCGCCATAGATGTAGCTGAACAAATTCGGGATGTATTATTAGGACTACCTGCTCGTTCCGCTGTGAATATTCCCGGACTTGGACCTGATATACTAGAAGAACTCAAGCCCTATATGGAATTAGCGGAAACCTTAGGGAACTTAGTTGGTCAACTTACTGGCGGTAGAGTCGAGACACTTAATGTTACACTGCAAGGAGAACTGGCAACTAATAAAAGTCAGCCTTTAGTGATAGCCGCTCTCAAAGGACTACTTTACCAGGCATTGCGAGAACGGGTAAATTATGTCAACGCTACCATAGAAGCCAAAGAGCGGGGCATTCGAGTTATTGAGACACGGGACGCTTCGGCGCGGGATTATGCTGGTTCATTGCATCTACAAGCTACAGGGACTTTAGGTACACATTCTGTTACAGGTGCGTTATTGGGTGATAAGGAAATTCACTTAACGGACGTTGACGGTTTCCCCATCAATGTCCCCCCCAGTAAATATATGGTGTTTACCCGACACCGTGATATGCCTGGTATTATTGGTAAACTCGGTTCTCTCCTCGGCAGCTTTAATGTCAATATTGCCAGTATGCAGGTAGGCCGGAAAATCGTTCGTGGTGACGCTGTTATGGCTCTCAGCATTGATGATCCTTTACCAGATGGTATTTTAGCGGAAATTAAAAAAGTAGACGGCATTCGAGACGCGTATACGGTGACACTTTGATTCTGAACTATGATTCTCGTGATTTATTTGATGAAGATGTCTGAACTGTGATTCTCGTGATTTATTTGATGGAGATGATTAGATAATTATGCAAATCATCTTCATCATAAAAATCAAATAAATCATAGTTCAGACAGCGATTTATTTGATGAAGATGTCTGAACTGTGATTCTCGTGATTTATTTGATGGAGATGATTAGATAATTATGCAAATCATCTTCATCATAAAAATCAAATAAATCATAGTTCAGACAGCGATTTATTTGATGAAGATGTCTGAACTGTGATTCTCGTGATTTATTTGATGAAGATGATTAGATAATTATGCAAATCATCTTCATCATAAAAATCAAATAAATCATAGTTCAGACGAAGATTTATTTGATGAAGATGTCTGAACTGTGATTCTCGTGATTTATTTGATGAAGATGATTAAATAATTACGCAAATCATCTTCATCATAAAAATCAAATAAATCATAGTTCAGACGACGATTTATTTGATGAAGATGTCTGAACTGTGATTCTCGTGATTTATTTGATGAAGATGATTAGATAATTACGCAAATCATCTTCATCATAAAAATCAAATAAATCATAGTTCAGACGAAGATTTATTTGATGAAGATGTCTGAACTGTGATTCTCGTGATTTATTTGATGAAGATGATTAGATAATTACGCAAATCATCTTCATCATAAAAATCAAATAAATCATAGTTCAGACGAAGATTTATTTGATGAAGATGTCTGAACTGTGATTCTCGTGATTTATTTGATGAAGATGATTAAATAATTACGCAAATCATCTTCATCATAAAAATCAAATAAATCATAGTTCAGACGACGATTTATTTAATGAAGATGTCTGAACTGTGATTCTCGTGATTTATTTGATGAAGATGATTAGATAATTACGCAAATCATCTTCATCATAAAAATCAAATAAATCATAGTTCAGACGAAGATTTATTTGATGAAGATGTCTGAACTGTGATTCTCGTGATTTATTTGATGAAGATGATTAAATAATTACGCAAATCATCTTCATCATAAAAATCAAATAAATCATAGTTCAGACGACGATTTATTTAATGAAGATGTCTGAACTGTGATTCTCGTGATTTATTTGATGAAGATGATTA
The window above is part of the Dolichospermum sp. DET69 genome. Proteins encoded here:
- a CDS encoding TetR/AcrR family transcriptional regulator, which encodes MSKNSTFELETLFSLPAITQKQEQILQGAMRIFLKDGYAGTSMDGVSTEAGVSKQTIYSHFQDKEGLFKALIERVTIANFSSIFCTRELHGEPAILLREVAETYLMKVAGNPDYLALFRIIITESERFPELAKLYTQTVIQRGRHLLSQYFVSHPELGITDPEATAQIFFGSLVGYMMVQEMLYGKEMMPLSQERILDSLMNLILVHIKQ
- the nadB gene encoding L-aspartate oxidase; the encoded protein is MNLLDIPHQFDVLVVGAGAAGLYTALCLPESLQVGLITKETVSLSASDWAQGGIAAAVAPEDSPKLHIEDTLKAGAGLCDFAAVQFLAEQAPSCIQSLVNLGVAFDRHDSNLALTLEAAHSRPRVLHAADTTGREVTTTLTDQVLRRQNIKVIQQALALSLWIEPGTGQCLGTSLFYQGKITWIRAGAVILATGGGGQVFAQTTNPEVSTGDGVAIAWRAGAILRDLEFVQFHPTALSKPGRFLISEAVRGEGAHLVDDTGRRFAFDYHPAGELAPRDVVSRAIFSHLQKTAADPATANVWLDMRPIPADKIRYRFPNIIAVCQRWGIDVFTQPIPVSPAAHYWMGGILADVMNCTNIPGLYAIGETASTGVHGANRLASNSLLECIVFGAQMANIDYEKLPVAKQKSANNIETESLAVNPSLTEWENQQKQLEEIRQNLPRVVWQSAGICREKSSLENAISQIKSWQEDFAALPLSQLLLSLQPTQSVNFHQPHIEKELRLWAETRNLLDVAELILKSAVFRTESRGGHYRLDYPQTDPNWQFHTLVQNQEWVMGNIISGGSTLPFM
- a CDS encoding DUF3120 domain-containing protein, translating into MINQTFSSYTVTNPTLEINDSLKNPSLPNLISSRQGWLIFLASVFLVSVPVFIEAPLVRSFPILSVMITGFWVWFSIRLMSSPQTYLWGDILFGFSWTWLTGAIYWGWLRYEPIWHIPVEALGLPFAVWCLTKNWGKVGNWFYLGSLLGTVLTDIYFYLVDLMPYWRQIMRTAPEGASQILRNALTQVQTPWGVGLAIILALILMTVGTASLLNKQSHWYAFGGAVLSTILVDSLFLLAAVLA
- a CDS encoding HlyD family efflux transporter periplasmic adaptor subunit, which codes for MSQTLPTSSDSFTNVPIPPSKQQKGKKLIPLLLGLLVVGGGISYVVWRNQPQTSINILKLSGRIEGYETEIGVKRSGRIESVALREGAYVKKGQELVKLDDSNDQLLQEQLRGSEARVTSAQSDEQQAIADVDRVQSELEQINSQITEAKLNLQQSQGDTQGRIQQAKSNVAAAKAQLLQAQAQIKQTEAEVKLARINRDRYTQLIKEGAINQQQFDQSQTTLDTVIATLEARQAAVNAAREQLSAIQGALTQTQTTGFNPGIRNAQLEALSRKKDQSFAQMKSAQAKVRSAHGKVRDALASKQQIFTQIEDSKKDLNVVSPLDGVITARSVEPGTVVNNQTKILTIVDPKNIYLRGFIPEGDIGKVRLGQTTKIFLDSAPEKPLIGKVISIDPQASFTPENIYFQKDRVRQVIGVRIQVENPQGCFNPENPYKESDLPCAKVGMPADAEIKLQ
- the psbU gene encoding photosystem II complex extrinsic protein PsbU; the protein is MKGLVRLLTAFTLLLGCWGMLGTTQTAQALSFNSFADNQVPVLAVARQNKADMKLGTDFGKKIDLNNTNIAAFQQFPGLYPTLAKKIIANAPYEKVEDVLNLPGLSDTQKERLQANFVNFTVTEYEPNFNEGDDRINNGIYR